In Trichoplusia ni isolate ovarian cell line Hi5 chromosome 7, tn1, whole genome shotgun sequence, a single genomic region encodes these proteins:
- the LOC113495693 gene encoding mucin-2-like produces the protein MYRVAWLTCALLALAAARVYERCELARELLALGVRPDHVSTWVCIAYHESRFDTAAKNHYSGDHGIFQISELYWCGPGKACGLPCSALRDDDISNDLECALQVHEEHTRLQGNGFLAWVVYPQHCKHNTKKYLVDCDTNVKYTVPITRSRPNYYEDTYNYNVPNNTFNRQNIENLLPPYLAIGSIFRGNYGKVLDQNRENIDWYNYKIKNIDELKLPVFDTPSQPYSMPPATTERTTTTSTTTTTTTPAPYIPRVKVWRTIETNQFRKKRPNSDNTTPISTTTKDYADQPETTPRLTTYTSPTSTARPSSEYSTTAAYLQNATLTTLRSTSVTTTSYSPTPTLPTNRPEYTTTTQKPTTTTIAPRNTVTYTSRTLAERSTSTISRHIETTTNKPRTEKPAAITIAPRNFVFTTTYRTRDSSTVSPTTVTIYPRNTVTTTYKPWTSTTEKPTTTTLSPRSTMYNSWFTTSVRSKSTTEKVTTTTSSSRSPVTTTRPWFTTTVRPTTSSITPRNFLTTTYRPWFTTISSTTQKPTTTTFSPRKIASTTYRPSTTTTQMTSTRRPTTVQVRNTVRTTASTTQRPVTTTNKAITKTDFSWYTFTSRTATTPPTTKQQSTLQSSTPAFPTQTKTNAPYAVTQPVRYTSSSQTDPTRKPRTTQSIFDLYLNPTKPPKLPRYSPPENKYRLKIFEGGTTTPPSVMQSTKSIDPAKNYIRRQALRDSHDK, from the coding sequence ATGTATCGCGTCGCATGGCTGACGTGCGCGCTGCTCGCGCTGGCCGCTGCGCGCGTGTACGAGCGCTGCGAGCTGGCGCGCGAGCTGCTGGCGCTGGGCGTGCGCCCCGACCATGTCTCTACCTGGGTGTGCATCGCTTACCACGAGTCGCGTTTCGACACCGCCGCCAAGAACCACTACAGTGGCGACCACGGCATCTTCCAGATCAGCGAGCTGTACTGGTGCGGGCCCGGCAAGGCGTGCGGCCTGCCCTGCTCCGCGCTGCGCGATGACGACATCTCCAACGACCTGGAGTGTGCGCTGCAGGTGCACGAAGAGCACACGCGCCTGCAGGGAAATGGGTTCCTAGCCTGGGTTGTGTACCCGCAACATTGCAAGCATAACACCAAGAAATACCTAGTGGACTGTGATACCAATGTGAAATATACTGTGCCTATCACTAGATCTCGTCCTAATTACTATGAagacacttacaattataatgtgccaaacaatacatttaatagGCAAAACATAGAGAATTTGTTACCACCATATCTCGCTATAGGGTCTATATTCAGAGGAAATTACGGGAAAGTGCTTGACCAAAACAGGGAAAACATTGATTGGTATAATTACAAGATCAAAAACATCGATGAACTCAAGTTGCCGGTGTTTGATACACCATCGCAGCCTTATAGTATGCCGCCGGCGACAACAGAGCGGACGACAACAACTTCTACTACAACCACCACTACAACTCCCGCCCCGTACATACCGCGCGTGAAGGTTTGGAGGACGATAGAAACGAACCAGTTCAGGAAGAAGCGTCCAAATAGTGATAACACTACACCAATATCGACAACTACGAAAGATTACGCTGACCAACCGGAGACGACACCGAGATTAACCACTTACACGAGCCCCACGAGTACAGCGCGCCCCTCGTCCGAGTACAGCACTACAGCTGCATACTTACAAAACGCTACGTTAACAACATTGCGATCGACGAGTGTGACCACCACATCGTACAGCCCGACCCCTACATTACCGACGAATCGACCGGAGTACACCACAACAACACAAAAGCCGACCACAACCACAATCGCACCAAGAAACACAGTTACATACACATCGCGGACACTCGCAGAACGGTCAACGAGTACAATATCAAGGCATATTGAAACGACAACCAATAAACCCCGAACAGAAAAACCTGCCGCAATAACAATAGCGCCACGGAATTTTGTGTTCACAACTACATACAGAACACGCGACTCATCCACGGTAAGTCCGACCACAGTGACAATATACCCAAGAAACACTGTGACCACGACTTATAAACCTTGGACCTCGACCACAGAGAAGCCGACTACAACCACATTATCTCCTAGGAGCACGATGTACAATTCTTGGTTCACTACCTCAGTAAGATCCAAGAGTACCACAGAAAAAGTGACCACAACTACAAGCTCTTCAAGAAGTCCGGTGACCACCACCAGACCTTGGTTCACAACCACTGTAAGACCAACCACAAGCTCAATAACTCCAAGAAACTTTTTGACCACAACATACAGACCTTGGTTTACAACCATTTCTTCTACCACACAAAAACCAACCACAACTACATTTTCGCCAAGAAAAATTGCAAGCACAACCTATAGACCTAGTACTACGACTACACAAATGACAAGTACTAGAAGGCCGACGACCGTCCAAGTCAGGAACACGGTTAGAACAACAGCGTCAACTACACAAAGGCCAGTCACAACAACAAACAAAGCAATCACGAAAACGGATTTCTCGTGGTACACGTTCACGTCCCGAACGGCGACGACGCCTCCGACTACCAAGCAACAAAGCACGCTTCAATCAAGCACGCCGGCGTTCCCGacccaaacaaaaacaaacgctCCGTACGCGGTGACCCAGCCCGTTCGGTACACCTCCTCCAGCCAGACAGACCCCACGCGCAAGCCAAGAACTACGCAATCAATATTCGACCTTTATCTGAATCCTACGAAACCGCCTAAGCTGCCTCGCTACTCACCACCCGAAAATAAGTACAGATTGAAGATATTCGAAGGAGGGACCACGACGCCACCTTCGGTAATGCAATCGACCAAATCCATTGATCCGGCTAAAAATTACATAAGAAGACAAGCCTTGCGTGATTCTCATGATAAGTAG